A single window of Callithrix jacchus isolate 240 chromosome 6, calJac240_pri, whole genome shotgun sequence DNA harbors:
- the RNF228 gene encoding RING finger protein 228: MAAPASDSGGSQQSPSGSPRSREGTGVAVEGAPDCGDAGARDAAETVPGLPPLEDYECKICYNYFDADRRAPKLLACLHTFCQECLSQLQLRAAAAATAAATAAPERPPRPPPWLGPPGAIACPVCRHRTPLPDSRVHGLPNNTKLAEAFPLALRAAQDPLPQDRLPPLPARLPAPAATPPPTPAPPPPASPAAPQPPPQAEDEAPGSRARPGLRAPGAYDSCQNCKRAALTAGCVCVVFSFLSMVVLLFTGLIFVNHYGGGGSPGGGAPPGEAPATGSPSPSPVGPICLSVASILALFSVVVTWVICWLKYRPEGAAAGSAGGSGGGGGSGGGPRARAAAGGAPRSDT; the protein is encoded by the coding sequence ATGGCAGCGCCGGCGAGCGACAGCGGCGGCAGCCAGCAGAGCCCGAGCGGCAGCCCCAGGAGCCGGGAGGGAACTGGGGTCGCTGTGGAGGGAGCCCCCGACTGCGGGGACGCAGGAGCCCGGGACGCGGCGGAGACGGTCCCTGGTCTCCCTCCGCTTGAGGACTACGAGTGCAAAATCTGCTACAACTACTTCGACGCGGACCGGCGTGCGCCCAAGCTGCTGGCGTGCCTGCACACCTTCTGCCAGGAGTGCCTGAGCCAGCTGCAGCTCCGcgcagccgccgccgccaccgccgccgccactGCCGCGCCTGAGCGCCCACCGCGCCCGCCGCCCTGGCTCGGCCCGCCCGGCGCCATCGCATGCCCTGTGTGCCGCCACCGCACGCCGCTGCCCGACAGCCGCGTGCACGGCCTGCCCAACAACACCAAGCTCGCCGAGGCCTTCCCGCTGGCTCTGCGCGCAGCACAAGACCCGCTGCCCCAGGACCGCCTCCCGCCGCTGCCCGCACGCCTGCCCGCGCCCGCCGCCACCCCGCCGCCCACCCCGGCCCCGCCACCGCCCGCCTCTCCCGCCGCTCCGCAGCCGCCGCCGCAAGCCGAGGACGAGGCCCCCGGGTCTCGCGCCCGCCCGGGCCTGCGCGCCCCGGGTGCCTACGACAGCTGCCAGAACTGCAAGCGCGCGGCGCTCACCGCTGGCTGCGTGTGCGTggtcttctccttcctctccatgGTGGTGCTGCTCTTCACCGGCCTCATCTTCGTCAACCACTACGGCGGCGGGGGATCCCCCGGAGGCGGGGCGCCCCCTGGCGAGGCACCGGCCACCGGGTCGCCCTCACCCTCGCCCGTGGGGCCCATCTGCCTGTCGGTGGCCAGTATCCTGGCGCTCTTCTCGGTCGTTGTCACCTGGGTTATCTGCTGGCTCAAGTATCGGCCCGAGGGTGCGGCCGCGGGCTCGGCGGGGGGtagcggcggcggcggtggcagcGGCGGCGGCCCGCGGGCACGGGCGGCGGCGGGCGGCGCGCCGAGGAGCGACACGTAG
- the LOC144576716 gene encoding uncharacterized protein LOC144576716 isoform X2 gives MPALCRRGVSVTLISQDVSLSRTARKRGTLSLSCLHPFHSSSRQFKSIHSRHRSTCARAAAPLKKLSSPGSQKTRFRAGRRGSSSPCILFADLCALGRDGRTLARTKVEHNAELTSTMKNL, from the coding sequence ATGCCCGCACTGTGCCGGCGGGGAGTGTCAGTCACTCTCATCTCTCAGGATGTCTCCCTTTCCAGGACCGCTAGGAAGCGGGGTACCCTTTCCCTCTCGTGTTTACATCCCTTTCATTCTTCCTCCCGGCAATTCAAGTCCATTCACAGCCGCCACAGATCCACTTGCGCGCGCGCAGCTGCACCTTTAAAGAAACTCTCAAGTCCTGGCAGCCAGAAAACCCGCTTTCGGGCGGGGCGGCGGGGCTCCTCCTCCCCTTGCATCCTCTTCGCAGATCTTTGTGCTCTGGGGAGGGATGGCCGCACACTGGCGAGGACGAAGGTGGAGCATAACGCAGAG